The Chloroflexota bacterium genomic sequence TTGCGCTGCAATTGGCGAACCTGGTCGGGCGGGATGATGCGCCCCTTGAAGGCCCCGAACCCCGTCGTAACGCCGTACACAATCTCGCCGCGGGCGATGAACTCCTGCACGGCCCTTTCGGCCCGCCGCACCCGCGCGCAACTCTCCTCGGACAGGGCGACCTCCAGGCTCTGGCCCCTGGCCGGCGCGTAGGCGACCGCGACTACATCCTTCAGGGTGAGGCTGTTTCCGTCAATCACCAGCAGAGAAACCAAGTCCAAACGCTCCACCGTTGTGTGTACTTCTGGATTCGGTTCTCACATTCTCTTCAGGTGCGACGCACCTGCGAGGTGCGTCGCACCTGACCTGAACGCTCTGCCTTGCGCAATGTCCGACACCGACGAACTTGAGAACCGAGTCTATTTCAGCATAGGAATCTTCACGCCGCGCTCTTTCGCCACCTGGATGGCCCGCTCGTAGCCGGCGTCCGCATGGCGCACCACGCCCATCCCTGGGTCGGTGGTCAGGACGCGCTCCAATCGGCGTGCGGCTTCGGGCGTGCCGTCGGCCACGATGACCATGCCCGCGTGTTGGCTGTAGCCGATGCCCACGCCCCCGCCGTGGTGGAAACTCACCCACGTGGCGCCGTTCACCGCGTTGATGAGCGCGTTCAGAATCGCCCAGTCGGAGATGGCGTCAGAGCCGTCCTTCATCCCCTCCGTCTCGCGGCGCGGCGACGCCACCGAACCGGCGTCCAGGTGATCGCGCCCGATGACGATGGGGGCCTTCACCCTACCGCTGGCCACCAAGTCGTTGAAGGCCAGGCCGGCCTTGGCGCGCTCGCCGTACCCCAGCCAGCAGATGCGCGACGGAAGGCCCTGGAACTTGACCTTCTTCTGCGCCATCTTGATCCAGCGCACCAGGTGCTCGTCGTGCGGGAAAAGGTCCATGATAACCTGGTCGGTTACGTAGATGTCTTCGGGGTCGCCCGAAAGCGCCACCCAGCGGAATGGCCCCTTGCCCTCGCAGAAAAGCGGGCGGATGTACAGCGGCACGAACCCCTGGAAGTCAAAGGCGTTCTTGACGCCCATATCATAGGCCCGCTGGCGGATGTTGTTGCCGTAATCAAAGACCACGCTCCCCTTCGCCTGGAAGTCCAGCATGGCCTGCACGTGGGCCGCCATGGACTCCATGGCGCGGCGCTTGAACGCTTCGGGGTCGCGCTCGCGCAGGGCCTTGGCCTCCTCAAAGGTCATGCCGCGCGGGAAGTAGCGCAGGGGGTCATGGGCGCTCGTCTGGTCGGTTACCACGTCGGGCACGACGCCGCGCTGCACCAGTTCGGGCAGCACCTCGGCGGCATTGCCGATCAGCCCGACCGACAGCGGCTTCTCCGCGGCTACCGCCTCCTCCACCCACGTCATCGCCTCTTCTATGTTCTCGGCGATGCGGTCCAGGTAGCCGGTGCGCAGTCGGCGCTCGGCCCGCCAGCGGTCAATCTCCACCACCAGCGCCACACCTTCGTTCATGGTAACGGCAAGGGGCTGAGCGCCGCCCATCTCGCCCAGGCCCGCGGTGAGCACGAACTTGCCCTTCAGGCTGGGCCAGCCCTGGGCCTTGGCGCACGCCGCCATCGTCTCGTAGGTCCCTTGCAGGATGCCCTGTGTGCCGATGTAAATCCAACTTCCGGCCGTCATCTGGCCGTACATGATGAGGCCCTTGCGCTCCAGTTCGTCAAAGTAGTCCTGCGTGGCCCAGGCCGGCACCAAGTTGGAGTTGGCAATGAGCACGCGAGGGGCATCGGTGTGGGTCTTGAAGATGGCGACGGGCTTGCCGCTCTGCACCAGCAGCGTCTCGTCGGGCTCCAGGTTGCGCAAACTATCCAGGATGGCGTCAAAGCATTCCCAGTTGCGGGCCGCCTTGCCGCTCCCCCCGTACACAATGAGGTTGTCGGGGTCAAAGGCCACGTCGGGATCCAGGTTGTGCTGGATCATGCGATACGCAGCCTCTATGAGCCAGTTCTTGCATGTCAGTTGGGTACCCGTAGGTGGATGTACGACTCGCCTCGCCATACCTCTATACTCCCTCTAGTTTTCGGTTTTGCTCGGCGCGACGACCACCGCCTCCGTCTTCCGCAGTTCGTCCAGCGGAATGTGGCAGAAAATCCGATGCCCGTTGCCGGCCTCCTGCCATGGCGGGGTCTCTCGCTCGCAGATCTCGCCCAGTTTGCGCGGGCAGCGCGTATGGAACCGGCAGCCGCTGGGCGGGTTCAGCGCACTGGGCACCGTGCCGCTCAGGCGGATGCTCTTCTGCTTCACCGTCGGGTCGGGGAACGGCACCGCCGACAGCAGCGCCTCGGTGTAGGGATGGTACGGCGGCGCGTAGATGGCCTCGGCGGGGCCCGACTCCACCACATGCCCCAGGTACATGACCGCGATGTAGTCGCAGAAGAACCGCACCACGCTCAAGTCGTGGGCGATGAAGACCATCGTCGTCCCCAGTTCGGCCTGAATCTCCAGCAACAGGTTAAGCACCGCCGCCTGCACCGACACATCCAGCGCCGACACCGGCTCATCGCACAGCACCATGGCGGGCAGGCCCGCGATGGCCCGCGCGATGCCCACGCGCTGCTTCTCGCCGCCGCTCAACTGGCGCGGCAAGCGGTCGTAATACCGCTCGCCCAACTTCATCATCTCCAGCAGGCGCACCACCTCGCGGCGCACATCCTTGCGCGGGATATTCCGGAATCGGCGCAGCGGCCAGGCGATCTGCTGCCCCACGCTGAACGACGGATTGAGCGTGGAGTCGGGATTCTGGAAGACCATCTGCAAGTTGCGGATGATCTCCATGCTGCGCTTGGAGACCGGCACCGAGATGTCCATGCCCATGAACTCAAACTCGCCGCCGGTCGGCTTCTCCATCCCAACGATCGTCTTGACGAGTGTGGTCTTGCCGCAGCCCGATTCGCCGACGATGCCCAGCGTCTGACCGCGCCTCACCTCCACGCTCACGCCGTCCACCGCCTTCACTACCTGCTTGCGCCCCATGATCTGGCGAGACGGCACCTCGTAGTACGTGCGGGCGTTGCGCACGCTGAGCAGCGGCTTCTCGTCCGCGGTCCCCTGCACAGCAGGCAGACGGACAGGCACCTCTTCCGACGGCGCCCAGTCCGATTGCACCACCTCCTCGGCAAACAGGCAACGCGCCCAATGGCCCGGAGCCACCTCCCGCAAATCGGGCCGGCTTAGGCTGCAGTCGGGCCGCGCGTAGGGGCAACGCGGCTCAAAGACGCACCCGGGCGGGAGCCTATCTGGCGGCGGCACTCGCCCCTTGATGGGGTACAGGTAACTACTGGCCTTGTCCATGCCCAGCCTGGGCACGCAGCGCATCAGCCCCTGCGTGTACGGATGATGCGGCTGCAGGAACACATCCTCCACCGAGGCGCGCTCAACCAACTCGCCCGCGTACATCACCCCCACGCTGTCCGACACGCGGGCGATGACGCCCAGGTTATGGCTGATGTACATGATGGCCGTGTCAAAGTCCTTCTGCAGTTCCTCCACCAGGTCCAGGACCGCCGCCTCCACGGTAACGTCCAGGGCCGTCGTCGGCTCGTCCATGATGAGCAGCGCCGGGTCGTTGAGCAGGGCCATGGCAATGACCACGCGCTGTTGCTGGCCGCCCGACAGTTGGTGCGGATAGCGCCGCATGACGTTGGCCGGGTCGGGCATGTACACACGCCGAAGCATCTGGATGCACCGATCCTCGGCCTCTTTGCGCTTCATGCCCCGATGCACCACCAGCACCTCGCTCAGTTGCTCGCCGATACGCAGCGACGGGTTCAGCGCCTGCATCGGGTCCTGGTACACCATGGCAATGCGGTCGCCGCGCAACCGCCGCAGTTCCTCTTCGGAGCGCCCTACCAGGTCCTGGCCCTGGAAGAGGATGCGCCCGTTGGTGATCCGCCCATTCCGCCCCAGGAAGTTGACGATGCCGAAGGCCACGGTGCTTTTCCCGCAGCCCGACTCGCCGACGATGCCCAGAGTTTCGCCACGGCGTATCTCAAACGACACATTGCGCACCGCGTTCACATCGCCCTTTCGTGTCTCATAGGCGATGGCCAGGTCCTGCACCCTCAGAATCGGA encodes the following:
- the hutU gene encoding urocanate hydratase; the protein is MARRVVHPPTGTQLTCKNWLIEAAYRMIQHNLDPDVAFDPDNLIVYGGSGKAARNWECFDAILDSLRNLEPDETLLVQSGKPVAIFKTHTDAPRVLIANSNLVPAWATQDYFDELERKGLIMYGQMTAGSWIYIGTQGILQGTYETMAACAKAQGWPSLKGKFVLTAGLGEMGGAQPLAVTMNEGVALVVEIDRWRAERRLRTGYLDRIAENIEEAMTWVEEAVAAEKPLSVGLIGNAAEVLPELVQRGVVPDVVTDQTSAHDPLRYFPRGMTFEEAKALRERDPEAFKRRAMESMAAHVQAMLDFQAKGSVVFDYGNNIRQRAYDMGVKNAFDFQGFVPLYIRPLFCEGKGPFRWVALSGDPEDIYVTDQVIMDLFPHDEHLVRWIKMAQKKVKFQGLPSRICWLGYGERAKAGLAFNDLVASGRVKAPIVIGRDHLDAGSVASPRRETEGMKDGSDAISDWAILNALINAVNGATWVSFHHGGGVGIGYSQHAGMVIVADGTPEAARRLERVLTTDPGMGVVRHADAGYERAIQVAKERGVKIPMLK
- a CDS encoding ABC transporter ATP-binding protein, with amino-acid sequence MQQARSAPILRVQDLAIAYETRKGDVNAVRNVSFEIRRGETLGIVGESGCGKSTVAFGIVNFLGRNGRITNGRILFQGQDLVGRSEEELRRLRGDRIAMVYQDPMQALNPSLRIGEQLSEVLVVHRGMKRKEAEDRCIQMLRRVYMPDPANVMRRYPHQLSGGQQQRVVIAMALLNDPALLIMDEPTTALDVTVEAAVLDLVEELQKDFDTAIMYISHNLGVIARVSDSVGVMYAGELVERASVEDVFLQPHHPYTQGLMRCVPRLGMDKASSYLYPIKGRVPPPDRLPPGCVFEPRCPYARPDCSLSRPDLREVAPGHWARCLFAEEVVQSDWAPSEEVPVRLPAVQGTADEKPLLSVRNARTYYEVPSRQIMGRKQVVKAVDGVSVEVRRGQTLGIVGESGCGKTTLVKTIVGMEKPTGGEFEFMGMDISVPVSKRSMEIIRNLQMVFQNPDSTLNPSFSVGQQIAWPLRRFRNIPRKDVRREVVRLLEMMKLGERYYDRLPRQLSGGEKQRVGIARAIAGLPAMVLCDEPVSALDVSVQAAVLNLLLEIQAELGTTMVFIAHDLSVVRFFCDYIAVMYLGHVVESGPAEAIYAPPYHPYTEALLSAVPFPDPTVKQKSIRLSGTVPSALNPPSGCRFHTRCPRKLGEICERETPPWQEAGNGHRIFCHIPLDELRKTEAVVVAPSKTEN